One stretch of Nocardioides perillae DNA includes these proteins:
- a CDS encoding glycoside hydrolase family 13 protein: MRDFNDPKNAWWRHAVCYQVYVRSFADSDGDGVGDLPGITSRLPHIAALGADALWITPFYTSPQKDHGYDVADYCDVDPLFGDLDAADALLARAHELDLKVIVDLVPNHTSDQHVWFQAALAAGPGSPERARYLFRDGRGVDGSEPPNNWHSVFGGPAWTRVTEADGAPGQWYLHLFDSTQPDLDWRNPEVGDMFEDVLRFWLDRGADGFRIDVAHGLYKEASLRDQERPELARGLPDDHVAEAAEERSMVERTLTDEPMWDQPEVHEVYRRWRRVMDDYEGRMSVAEAWTQTAESMAKFIRPDELHQTFNFSWLLAPWSAQAFRDVVTDTLDSLAATDASPTWVLSNHDVVRHPTRYGGGAQGLARAKAATMTMLALPGSSYLYQGEELGLEQVDVAEEFRQDPSWFRTGEVGRDGCRVPMPWGGQKPPFDFGPGEGQPWIPQPDEWVDLTVEAQEGVEGSTLEFYRSVLHTRRDFATTAGDEVDMVDLGDDVLAFRRGPVLAVLNCGSTPVDLPAGEVIAASGPLDGSLPGDTAAWLRV, encoded by the coding sequence ATGCGCGATTTTAACGATCCAAAGAACGCCTGGTGGCGCCACGCGGTGTGCTACCAGGTCTACGTCCGCAGCTTCGCCGACAGCGACGGCGACGGCGTGGGCGACCTGCCCGGCATCACGTCCCGGCTCCCCCACATCGCCGCCCTCGGGGCCGACGCGCTGTGGATCACGCCCTTCTACACCTCGCCGCAGAAGGACCACGGCTACGACGTGGCCGACTACTGCGACGTCGACCCGCTCTTCGGCGACCTCGACGCGGCCGACGCGCTGCTCGCGCGCGCCCACGAGCTCGACCTCAAGGTCATCGTCGACCTCGTGCCCAACCACACCTCCGACCAGCACGTGTGGTTCCAGGCGGCGCTGGCGGCCGGCCCGGGCAGCCCGGAGCGCGCCCGCTACCTCTTCCGCGACGGTCGCGGGGTCGACGGCTCCGAGCCGCCCAACAACTGGCACTCCGTCTTCGGCGGCCCGGCCTGGACCCGCGTCACCGAGGCCGACGGCGCGCCGGGGCAGTGGTACCTCCACCTCTTCGACTCCACCCAGCCCGACCTCGACTGGCGCAACCCCGAGGTCGGCGACATGTTCGAGGACGTGCTGCGCTTCTGGCTCGACCGCGGCGCCGACGGCTTCCGCATCGACGTCGCGCACGGCCTCTACAAGGAGGCGAGCCTGCGCGACCAGGAGCGCCCCGAGCTCGCGCGCGGCCTGCCCGACGACCACGTGGCGGAGGCGGCGGAGGAGCGCTCGATGGTCGAGCGCACCCTCACCGACGAGCCGATGTGGGACCAGCCCGAGGTGCACGAGGTCTACCGCCGCTGGCGCCGGGTCATGGACGACTACGAGGGCCGGATGAGCGTGGCGGAGGCCTGGACGCAGACCGCGGAGTCCATGGCCAAGTTCATCCGCCCCGACGAGCTGCACCAGACCTTCAACTTCTCGTGGCTGCTCGCCCCGTGGTCGGCCCAGGCCTTCCGCGACGTCGTCACCGACACCCTCGACTCGCTGGCCGCCACCGACGCTTCGCCGACCTGGGTGCTCAGCAACCACGACGTCGTGCGCCACCCCACCCGCTACGGCGGCGGTGCGCAGGGCCTCGCCCGCGCGAAGGCGGCGACGATGACGATGCTCGCGCTCCCCGGCTCCTCCTACCTCTACCAGGGTGAGGAGCTCGGCCTCGAGCAGGTCGACGTCGCGGAGGAGTTCCGCCAGGACCCGTCGTGGTTCCGCACCGGCGAGGTCGGCCGCGACGGCTGCCGCGTGCCGATGCCGTGGGGCGGGCAGAAGCCGCCCTTCGACTTCGGCCCCGGCGAGGGCCAGCCGTGGATCCCGCAGCCCGACGAGTGGGTCGACCTCACCGTCGAGGCGCAGGAGGGCGTCGAGGGCTCCACGCTGGAGTTCTACCGCTCCGTGCTGCACACCCGCCGCGACTTCGCGACCACGGCCGGCGACGAGGTCGACATGGTCGACCTCGGCGACGACGTGCTCGCCTTCCGTCGCGGCCCGGTGCTCGCCGTGCTCAACTGCGGCAGCACCCCCGTCGACCTCCCCGCGGGCGAGGTCATCGCCGCCAGCGGACCGCTCGACGGCTCGCTGCCCGGCGACACCGCCGCCTGGCTGCGGGTCTGA
- a CDS encoding MarR family transcriptional regulator, protein MRTEEQEGVDARRAAVSQVEAEVLVLGRRLRRVLHQRAAALGPSLTPVGYLVLGRLVREGPARQVDLVATSGIEKGAVSRLVTQLEAAGLVERRADPDDRRACRVAATAAAEEAFARVDAERRERYLARLDALPIADLEQLAALLGRYNAAVEG, encoded by the coding sequence GTGAGGACCGAGGAGCAGGAGGGCGTCGACGCCCGGCGAGCCGCCGTGTCGCAGGTGGAGGCCGAGGTGCTGGTGCTCGGCCGGCGGCTGCGGCGCGTGCTGCACCAGCGGGCCGCAGCGCTCGGACCCAGCCTGACCCCGGTCGGCTACCTCGTGCTCGGCCGGCTGGTCCGCGAGGGGCCGGCCCGCCAGGTCGACCTGGTGGCCACGTCGGGTATCGAGAAGGGGGCCGTGAGCCGTCTCGTCACCCAGCTCGAGGCGGCCGGCCTGGTGGAGCGTCGCGCCGACCCCGACGACCGCCGTGCCTGCCGGGTCGCGGCGACCGCCGCGGCGGAGGAGGCCTTCGCCCGGGTCGACGCGGAGCGCCGCGAGCGCTACCTCGCCCGCCTCGACGCCCTCCCCATCGCCGACCTGGAGCAGCTTGCCGCGCTGCTGGGGCGCTACAACGCGGCGGTCGAGGGCTGA
- a CDS encoding MDR family MFS transporter, giving the protein MTTTADRADSSSYAVGAPAPMTHRQVLEALSGLLLAMFVAMLSSTVVSNALPVIVADLEGSESGYTWVVVATLLTMTATTPLWGKLADLYDKKVLVQSALVVFAVGSLAAGLAPSMGTLIAARAVQGLGVGGLTALVQVVIATMVSPRERGRYSGYIGAVFALATVSGPLVGGLIVDTPFLGWRWCFFVGIPVSVLAFVVLQRTLRLPVVRRDVQLDVAGAVLVAASVSVLLAWVSLAGHSFDWASWQTAAMLTAGTTLLVLAVAVELRVPEPIIPLRLFRDRTTALATGASVLVGLAMFGSTVYLSQYFQIARGMSPTAAGLMSVAMVGGLLVSSIATGRAITATGRWKRYLVGGMVLVVVGLGLLATIDEQTSLVVVGAFMAVLGLGLGATMQNLVLAVQNGAAQRDMGAVSSVVAFFRSLGGSVGVSVLGAVLGHRVVDGVTEGLARLGVPVDGAAGRTVPDVSTLPPAVRAVFESAYGEGTALIFAVAVPFAVLALVCVSLLREVPLRTTVQRADEIEQAAGLAPGGAPAPGPR; this is encoded by the coding sequence GTGACCACGACCGCCGACCGCGCCGACAGCTCGTCGTACGCCGTGGGGGCACCGGCCCCGATGACCCACCGCCAGGTGCTCGAGGCGCTGTCGGGGCTGCTGCTCGCGATGTTCGTCGCGATGCTCTCCTCGACGGTCGTCTCCAACGCGCTGCCGGTGATCGTGGCCGACCTCGAGGGCAGCGAGTCGGGCTACACCTGGGTCGTCGTCGCCACGCTGCTGACGATGACCGCGACCACGCCGCTGTGGGGCAAGCTGGCCGACCTCTACGACAAGAAGGTGCTGGTGCAGTCGGCACTCGTCGTCTTCGCCGTGGGCTCGCTGGCCGCCGGCCTCGCGCCCAGCATGGGGACGCTCATCGCGGCCCGGGCGGTGCAGGGTCTCGGGGTGGGCGGGCTGACGGCCCTGGTGCAGGTCGTGATCGCCACCATGGTCTCGCCGCGCGAGCGGGGCCGCTACTCCGGCTACATCGGCGCCGTCTTCGCGCTCGCGACGGTGTCGGGCCCGCTGGTCGGCGGCCTCATCGTCGACACCCCCTTCCTCGGCTGGCGGTGGTGCTTCTTCGTCGGCATCCCGGTCTCGGTGCTGGCCTTCGTCGTCCTGCAGCGCACCCTGCGCCTGCCGGTCGTGCGCCGCGACGTGCAGCTCGACGTCGCGGGCGCCGTGCTGGTCGCCGCGTCGGTCTCGGTGCTGCTCGCCTGGGTGTCGCTGGCGGGCCACTCCTTCGACTGGGCGTCGTGGCAGACCGCCGCGATGCTGACCGCCGGCACGACCCTGCTGGTGCTCGCCGTCGCCGTCGAGCTGCGCGTGCCGGAGCCGATCATCCCGCTGCGCCTCTTCCGTGACCGCACGACCGCGCTGGCGACGGGTGCGTCGGTGCTCGTCGGGCTCGCGATGTTCGGCTCGACGGTCTACCTCTCGCAGTACTTCCAGATCGCCCGCGGCATGAGCCCCACCGCCGCCGGCCTGATGTCGGTCGCGATGGTCGGCGGCCTGCTGGTCTCGAGCATCGCCACCGGCCGCGCGATCACCGCCACCGGCCGGTGGAAGCGCTACCTGGTCGGCGGCATGGTGCTCGTGGTGGTCGGGCTCGGGCTCCTCGCGACCATCGACGAGCAGACCTCGCTCGTGGTCGTCGGTGCCTTCATGGCCGTGCTCGGACTGGGGTTGGGCGCGACGATGCAGAACCTCGTGCTCGCCGTGCAGAACGGCGCGGCCCAGCGCGACATGGGTGCGGTCAGCTCGGTCGTCGCGTTCTTCCGGTCCCTCGGCGGCTCGGTCGGCGTCTCGGTGCTCGGGGCGGTGCTGGGACACCGCGTCGTCGACGGCGTGACCGAGGGCCTGGCGCGACTCGGGGTGCCGGTCGACGGCGCGGCCGGTCGCACGGTGCCGGACGTCTCCACGCTCCCACCGGCGGTGCGCGCGGTCTTCGAGTCGGCGTACGGCGAGGGGACGGCGCTGATCTTCGCCGTCGCGGTCCCTTTCGCCGTGCTGGCGCTGGTGTGCGTCTCGCTCCTCCGCGAGGTGCCGCTCCGCACCACCGTGCAGCGCGCCGACGAGATCGAGCAGGCCGCCGGGCTGGCTCCCGGTGGCGCGCCGGCGCCGGGACCGCGGTGA
- a CDS encoding response regulator transcription factor, translating into MTTRRTSERRVRAFLLDDHEIVRRGLRTLLESEGDIEVVGEAGTAAEAVPMLAELAPDVAVLDARLPDGSGIEVCRDARAARPELKALILTSYDDDEAMFAAIMAGAAGYVLKQIEGDSLLSGVRAVADGQSLIDPLIAARVFERARRAAEQPDELAHLTGQERKILDHIAEGLTNRQIGDRLFLAEKTVKNHVTSILSKLGVERRTQAAVLASRLRQG; encoded by the coding sequence GTGACGACACGACGGACCTCGGAGCGCCGTGTGCGTGCCTTCCTGCTCGACGACCACGAGATCGTGCGGCGGGGCCTGCGCACCCTGCTGGAGTCGGAGGGCGACATCGAGGTCGTCGGCGAGGCCGGCACCGCCGCCGAGGCCGTCCCGATGCTCGCCGAGCTCGCGCCCGACGTCGCCGTGCTCGACGCCCGCCTGCCGGACGGCTCCGGCATCGAGGTGTGCCGCGACGCGCGCGCCGCCCGCCCGGAGCTCAAGGCGCTGATCCTCACCAGCTACGACGACGACGAGGCGATGTTCGCCGCGATCATGGCCGGTGCCGCGGGCTACGTCCTCAAGCAGATCGAGGGTGACTCGCTGCTGAGCGGGGTGCGCGCAGTGGCCGACGGCCAGTCGCTCATCGACCCGCTCATCGCCGCCCGCGTCTTCGAGCGCGCGCGCCGTGCCGCCGAGCAGCCCGACGAGCTGGCCCACCTCACCGGCCAGGAGCGCAAGATCCTCGACCACATCGCCGAGGGCCTGACCAACCGCCAGATCGGCGACCGGCTGTTCCTGGCCGAGAAGACGGTCAAGAACCACGTCACGAGCATCCTCAGCAAGCTCGGCGTGGAGCGGCGCACCCAGGCGGCCGTGCTGGCCTCCCGCCTGCGCCAGGGCTGA
- the csrA gene encoding carbon storage regulator CsrA — protein MLVLSRRAGESVVIGEDVTVTILEVRGDVVRVGIDAPRSVSVHRAELLAELESSNRGAASPSDDAVASLAEGLGKLRKER, from the coding sequence ATGCTGGTCCTGAGCCGTCGCGCCGGTGAGAGCGTCGTCATCGGCGAGGACGTCACCGTGACGATCCTCGAGGTGCGCGGCGACGTGGTGCGCGTCGGCATCGACGCGCCGCGCTCGGTCTCGGTGCACCGCGCCGAGCTGCTGGCCGAGCTCGAGAGCAGCAACCGCGGGGCGGCCTCGCCCAGCGACGACGCCGTCGCCTCGCTCGCCGAGGGCCTCGGCAAGCTGCGCAAGGAGCGCTGA
- a CDS encoding chemotaxis protein CheW encodes MDEIVQEFLVESHENLDQLDQDLISLERDPASRELLSSIFRTLHTIKGTSGFLAFHQLESITHVGESLLSRLRDGDMVLTADTTTALLDMVDAVRSLLGDIEQHGAEAPRDYSALVGRLELLLQTGGVLPATAAAPAATAAATVAGQADDAVAGTTATVVEEPAPAAAEPEATRSRKKAAPADPVTEAVAAEVDAALAAGPADTDAAAPSEALAAAQVALEATATEVEQAAPTEASALVGAAVAQLADAVAGPAAPEEGRRAISDSTIRVDVELLDSLMNLVGELVLTRNQIVQRAVARDDAELLSSTHRLNIVAGELQEGVMKTRMQPIDNVWSKLPRVVRDLSLALGKQVNVVMEGKDTELDKTILEAVKDPLTHLVRNSVDHGVETPEARVAAGKPAEGTLLLRAYHEGGQVNIEITDDGAGIDPEKLRRKAVEKGIHTAESAARLGERELLNLVFAPGFSTAAAVTNVSGRGVGMDVVKTNIEKIGGLIDLSSVPGRGTTARIKIPLTLAIIPALVVTADEQRYAIPQVNLLELVRVEHGSTGPQVEHIHGTPVFRLRGNLLPLVYLREQLEQEPVDTGTTFIVVLQAGERQFGLVVDDIRDTEEIVVKPLGTQLRGVPLFAGATIMGDGRVVLILDAVNLAERAGMVADAHGSAGATQTHTTDDSERASLLLLGLADGRRVGLPLASVDRLEVLALQQVENVGGQEVVQYRGGILPLVRLDSVYGAYGHTEAEELQVVVCSSEGAPVGFVVHEIVDIVDAALSVRSGLDTGGHLGSAVVSDRVTELVDVAHAVRSLDPAALAPVPTYGA; translated from the coding sequence ATGGACGAGATCGTCCAGGAGTTCTTGGTCGAGAGCCACGAGAACCTCGACCAGCTCGACCAGGACCTGATCTCCCTGGAGCGCGACCCCGCCTCGCGGGAGCTCCTGTCGAGCATCTTCCGCACGCTGCACACCATCAAGGGCACCAGCGGCTTCCTCGCCTTCCACCAGCTGGAGTCGATCACGCACGTCGGCGAGAGCCTGCTCTCGCGGCTGCGCGACGGCGACATGGTGCTGACCGCCGACACCACCACCGCGCTGCTCGACATGGTCGACGCGGTGCGCTCGCTCCTCGGCGACATCGAGCAGCACGGCGCCGAGGCCCCGCGCGACTACAGCGCCCTCGTCGGCCGCCTCGAGCTGCTCCTGCAGACCGGCGGCGTGCTGCCGGCGACCGCAGCCGCCCCCGCCGCCACCGCGGCCGCGACCGTCGCCGGTCAGGCCGACGACGCAGTGGCCGGCACGACCGCGACGGTGGTCGAGGAGCCGGCACCCGCCGCGGCGGAGCCGGAGGCGACGCGCAGCCGGAAGAAGGCGGCGCCGGCGGACCCCGTGACCGAGGCCGTCGCCGCCGAGGTCGACGCCGCGCTCGCGGCCGGCCCCGCCGACACCGACGCCGCCGCGCCGTCCGAGGCGCTCGCCGCCGCGCAGGTCGCGCTCGAGGCGACCGCGACCGAGGTCGAGCAGGCCGCCCCCACCGAGGCGAGCGCCCTGGTGGGCGCCGCCGTCGCGCAGCTCGCCGACGCCGTGGCCGGGCCGGCGGCGCCGGAGGAGGGCCGCCGCGCCATCTCCGACAGCACCATCCGCGTCGACGTCGAGCTGCTCGACTCGCTGATGAACCTCGTCGGCGAGCTCGTGCTGACCCGCAACCAGATCGTGCAGCGCGCGGTCGCCCGCGACGACGCCGAGCTGCTGTCGAGCACCCACCGCCTCAACATCGTCGCCGGCGAGCTGCAGGAGGGGGTCATGAAGACCCGCATGCAGCCCATCGACAACGTGTGGAGCAAGCTGCCCCGCGTCGTGCGCGACCTCTCGCTGGCCCTGGGCAAGCAGGTCAACGTGGTCATGGAGGGCAAGGACACCGAGCTCGACAAGACCATCCTCGAGGCGGTCAAGGACCCCCTGACCCACCTCGTGCGCAACTCCGTCGACCACGGCGTCGAGACCCCCGAGGCACGCGTCGCGGCCGGCAAGCCCGCCGAGGGCACGCTGCTGCTGCGCGCCTACCACGAGGGCGGCCAGGTCAACATCGAGATCACCGACGACGGTGCCGGCATCGACCCGGAGAAGCTGCGCCGCAAGGCGGTCGAGAAGGGCATCCACACCGCCGAGTCGGCCGCCCGCCTCGGCGAGCGCGAGCTGCTCAACCTGGTCTTCGCGCCGGGCTTCTCCACCGCGGCGGCCGTCACCAACGTCTCGGGCCGCGGCGTCGGCATGGACGTGGTGAAGACCAACATCGAGAAGATCGGTGGCCTCATCGACCTCTCGAGCGTCCCGGGGCGCGGCACCACCGCGCGCATCAAGATCCCGCTGACCCTCGCCATCATCCCGGCCCTGGTCGTGACCGCCGACGAGCAGCGCTACGCCATCCCGCAGGTCAACCTGCTGGAGCTGGTGCGCGTCGAGCACGGCAGCACCGGACCGCAGGTCGAGCACATCCACGGCACGCCGGTCTTCCGCCTCCGCGGCAACCTGCTGCCGCTGGTCTACCTGCGCGAGCAGCTCGAGCAGGAGCCGGTCGACACCGGCACCACCTTCATCGTGGTGCTGCAGGCCGGCGAGCGGCAGTTCGGCCTCGTGGTCGACGACATCCGCGACACCGAGGAGATCGTCGTCAAGCCGCTGGGCACCCAGCTGCGCGGCGTGCCGCTCTTCGCCGGCGCCACCATCATGGGCGACGGGCGCGTCGTGCTGATCCTCGACGCGGTCAACCTCGCGGAGCGGGCCGGCATGGTCGCCGACGCGCACGGCAGTGCCGGCGCCACGCAGACCCACACCACCGACGACTCCGAGCGCGCCTCGCTGCTGCTGCTCGGCCTGGCCGACGGCCGCCGCGTGGGCCTGCCCCTCGCCTCGGTCGACCGGCTCGAGGTGCTCGCGCTGCAGCAGGTCGAGAACGTCGGCGGCCAGGAGGTCGTGCAGTACCGCGGCGGCATCCTGCCGCTGGTCCGACTCGACAGCGTCTACGGCGCCTACGGCCACACCGAGGCCGAGGAGCTGCAGGTCGTCGTGTGCTCGAGCGAAGGCGCGCCGGTGGGCTTCGTCGTGCACGAGATCGTCGACATCGTCGACGCCGCCCTCTCGGTGCGCAGTGGCCTCGACACCGGCGGCCACCTCGGCTCGGCAGTCGTGAGCGACCGCGTCACCGAGCTGGTCGACGTCGCCCACGCCGTGCGCAGCCTCGACCCGGCCGCGCTCGCCCCCGTCCCGACCTACGGAGCCTGA
- a CDS encoding chemotaxis protein CheW, with the protein MSHQYCTFHLADHLFGVPVETVQEVLRRQETTPVPLASPEISGLLNLRGQIVTAVDLRRRLDLPVASDDVSAINVVVRTPEGAVSLIVDKIGDVLEPADDDFEPAPDTVPQSVRDLVTSVCKLDGQLMLVLDTELAVTVGKAA; encoded by the coding sequence ATGTCGCACCAGTACTGCACCTTCCACCTGGCCGACCACCTCTTCGGCGTGCCGGTCGAGACCGTCCAGGAGGTGCTCCGCCGCCAGGAGACCACCCCGGTCCCGCTCGCCTCGCCGGAGATCAGCGGCCTGCTGAACCTGCGCGGCCAGATCGTCACCGCGGTCGACCTGCGCCGCCGTCTCGACCTCCCGGTCGCCAGCGACGACGTCTCGGCCATCAACGTGGTCGTCCGCACGCCCGAGGGCGCGGTGAGCCTGATCGTCGACAAGATCGGCGACGTGCTCGAGCCCGCCGACGACGACTTCGAGCCGGCGCCCGACACGGTCCCGCAGTCCGTGCGCGACCTCGTCACCAGCGTCTGCAAGCTCGACGGGCAGCTGATGCTCGTGCTCGACACCGAGCTCGCCGTCACCGTCGGCAAGGCCGCCTGA
- a CDS encoding methyl-accepting chemotaxis protein, whose product MSDTTAKSAPARALKGGLLAKVRNLRTAQKLLAGFMITTILMIAVGVLGIMRLGDTQQRLETMYDQNLRNIERVAVVEASFMELRQKLLYLAMAPTPEAMDPIRARMDELDALVDESIVDLNENTDDDLTGLIESIDAYQVVRDEKAVPLAIDSKFAELYEINEDEIAPLASTIVESIAEVKASEQSAAKASLDAAQSAYSSARTLIIGLIVVATALSIGLALWIGRLIARPLARTVDALKQLAAGRLDQELVVESTDEVGQMGDALNAALASLRESMQKISANTGTLASASQELSAVSGQMSGAAQESSSQAGLVSAAAEQVSHNVQTVATGTEEMSASIREIAKNATSAAQVAAQAVSVAENANHTVGKLGESSAEIGNVIKVINSIAEQTNLLALNATIEAARAGEAGKGFAVVANEVKDLAQETGKATEDIGRRIEAIQSDTAAAVTAITQIAEIIAEINDTQTTIASAVEEQTATANEMSRNVAEAATGSSDIAQNITGVARSADDTTAAAGSTSQSAEELSRMATEMQQLVGRYTF is encoded by the coding sequence ATGAGCGACACCACCGCGAAGTCCGCCCCGGCGCGCGCCCTCAAGGGCGGGCTGCTGGCGAAGGTGCGCAACCTGCGCACCGCGCAGAAGCTGCTGGCCGGCTTCATGATCACGACCATCCTGATGATCGCCGTCGGCGTCCTCGGCATCATGCGGCTGGGCGACACCCAGCAGCGCCTCGAGACGATGTACGACCAGAACCTGCGCAACATCGAGCGGGTGGCGGTCGTCGAGGCCAGCTTCATGGAGCTGCGCCAGAAGCTGCTGTACCTCGCGATGGCCCCGACGCCCGAGGCGATGGACCCCATCCGGGCCCGCATGGACGAGCTCGACGCGCTGGTCGACGAGTCCATCGTCGACCTGAACGAGAACACCGACGACGACCTGACGGGCCTCATCGAGTCCATCGACGCCTACCAGGTGGTCCGCGACGAGAAGGCCGTGCCGCTCGCGATCGACAGCAAGTTCGCCGAGCTGTACGAGATCAACGAGGACGAGATCGCCCCGCTCGCCAGCACCATCGTCGAGTCGATCGCCGAGGTGAAGGCGTCCGAGCAGAGCGCGGCGAAGGCGTCCCTCGACGCAGCACAGTCGGCGTACTCCTCCGCCCGCACCCTCATCATCGGCCTGATCGTGGTGGCGACCGCGCTCTCGATCGGCCTGGCCCTGTGGATCGGTCGCCTGATCGCCCGCCCGCTGGCCCGCACCGTCGACGCGCTGAAGCAGCTCGCCGCCGGTCGCCTCGACCAGGAGCTGGTCGTCGAGTCCACCGACGAGGTCGGCCAGATGGGCGACGCGCTGAACGCCGCCCTGGCCTCGCTGCGCGAGTCGATGCAGAAGATCTCCGCCAACACCGGCACCCTGGCGTCGGCGTCGCAGGAGCTGTCCGCGGTGTCCGGCCAGATGTCCGGTGCCGCCCAGGAGTCCTCCAGCCAGGCCGGCCTGGTCTCCGCCGCCGCCGAGCAGGTCTCGCACAACGTGCAGACCGTCGCCACCGGCACCGAGGAGATGTCCGCCTCCATCCGCGAGATCGCCAAGAACGCCACCAGCGCCGCCCAGGTCGCAGCCCAAGCCGTCTCCGTCGCCGAGAACGCCAACCACACCGTCGGCAAGCTCGGCGAGTCCTCCGCCGAGATCGGCAACGTCATCAAGGTCATCAACTCCATCGCCGAGCAGACCAACCTCCTCGCCCTCAACGCCACCATCGAGGCCGCCCGCGCCGGCGAGGCAGGCAAGGGCTTCGCCGTCGTCGCCAACGAGGTCAAGGACCTCGCCCAGGAGACCGGCAAGGCCACCGAGGACATCGGCCGCCGCATCGAGGCCATCCAGTCCGACACCGCCGCCGCCGTCACCGCCATCACCCAGATCGCGGAGATCATCGCCGAGATCAACGACACCCAGACCACCATCGCCTCCGCCGTGGAGGAGCAGACCGCCACCGCCAACGAGATGTCGCGCAACGTCGCCGAAGCCGCCACCGGCTCCTCCGACATCGCCCAGAACATCACCGGCGTCGCCCGCTCCGCCGACGACACCACCGCCGCCGCCGGCTCCACCAGCCAGTCCGCGGAGGAGCTGTCGCGGATGGCGACGGAGATGCAGCAGCTGGTGGGCCGCTACACCTTCTGA
- a CDS encoding methyl-accepting chemotaxis protein, translating to MTEAVRAGAAARLRNLSTGRKLSLLTATALLPAALATGAAVLGNSAVSAETQDALALERASGELFHLDNRNSEIKADAYRALLEDDLTVVVQDTQDDVASAVEVLGLVQALELPDGIAEQLPGVETALATYTGAIEDFVSLAVSDREAALTQQGSVAEANSVLDDLLEGLRTDIDAEVAAHREQVAGLTRQMLVQIGLALVLGLVLALVVCVAVGRSITRPLRRTVDVLDAVAAGALDQRLEVDSTDEVGRMGTALNTALDKLSEAMRRMSQTSHSLASASQELSAVSGQMSGAAQESSSQAGLVSAAAEQVSHNVQTVATGTEEMSASIREIAKNATSAAQVAAQAVSVAENANHTVGKLGESSAEIGNVIKVINSIAEQTNLLALNATIEAARAGEAGKGFAVVANEVKDLAQETGKATEDIGRRIEAIQSDTAAAVTAITQIAEIIAEINDTQTTIASAVEEQTATANEMSRNVAEAATGSSDIAQNITGVARSADDTTAAAGSTSQSAEELSRMATDMQQLVGQFRF from the coding sequence ATGACCGAGGCCGTCCGCGCCGGCGCCGCCGCCCGGCTGCGCAACCTCAGCACCGGACGCAAGCTGTCCCTGCTGACCGCCACCGCACTGCTCCCCGCCGCACTCGCGACGGGCGCCGCGGTGCTCGGCAACAGCGCGGTCAGCGCGGAGACCCAGGACGCCTTGGCCCTCGAGCGGGCCTCCGGCGAGCTCTTCCACCTCGACAACCGCAACAGCGAGATCAAGGCCGACGCCTACCGCGCCCTGCTGGAGGACGACCTGACGGTCGTCGTGCAGGACACCCAGGACGACGTCGCCAGCGCCGTCGAGGTGCTGGGCCTCGTCCAAGCGCTCGAGCTCCCCGACGGGATCGCCGAGCAGCTGCCCGGCGTCGAGACCGCGCTCGCGACCTACACCGGCGCGATCGAGGACTTCGTGTCGCTGGCCGTGTCCGACCGGGAGGCGGCGCTCACGCAGCAGGGCAGCGTGGCCGAGGCCAACAGCGTCCTCGACGACCTGCTCGAGGGACTGCGCACCGACATCGACGCCGAGGTCGCCGCGCACCGCGAGCAGGTCGCCGGGCTCACCCGGCAGATGCTGGTGCAGATCGGCCTGGCGCTCGTGCTCGGCCTGGTCCTCGCCCTGGTGGTCTGCGTGGCCGTCGGCCGCAGCATCACCCGCCCACTGCGCCGCACGGTCGACGTGCTCGACGCCGTCGCGGCGGGCGCGCTCGACCAGCGCCTCGAGGTCGACTCGACCGACGAGGTGGGCCGCATGGGCACGGCCCTCAACACCGCCCTCGACAAGCTGAGCGAGGCGATGCGCCGCATGTCGCAGACGTCGCACTCGCTCGCCTCCGCGTCGCAGGAGCTGTCCGCGGTGTCCGGCCAGATGTCCGGTGCCGCCCAGGAGTCCTCCAGCCAGGCCGGCCTGGTCTCCGCCGCCGCCGAGCAGGTCTCGCACAACGTGCAGACCGTCGCCACCGGCACCGAGGAGATGTCCGCCTCCATCCGCGAGATCGCCAAGAACGCCACCAGCGCCGCCCAGGTCGCAGCCCAAGCCGTCTCCGTCGCCGAGAACGCCAACCACACCGTCGGCAAGCTCGGCGAGTCCTCCGCCGAGATCGGCAACGTCATCAAGGTCATCAACTCCATCGCCGAGCAGACCAACCTCCTCGCCCTCAACGCCACCATCGAGGCCGCCCGCGCCGGCGAGGCAGGCAAGGGCTTCGCCGTCGTCGCCAACGAGGTCAAGGACCTCGCCCAGGAGACCGGCAAGGCCACCGAAGACATCGGCCGCCGCATCGAGGCCATCCAGTCCGACACCGCCGCCGCCGTCACCGCCATCACCCAGATCGCGGAGATCATCGCCGAGATCAACGACACCCAGACCACCATCGCCTCCGCCGTGGAAGAGCAGACCGCCACCGCCAACGAGATGTCGCGCAACGTCGCCGAAGCCGCCACCGGCTCCTCCGACATCGCCCAGAACATCACCGGCGTCGCCCGCTCCGCCGACGACACCACCGCCGCCGCCGGCTCCACCAGCCAGTCCGCCGAGGAGCTGTCGCGGATGGCCACCGACATGCAGCAGCTCGTCGGGCAGTTCCGCTTCTGA